The sequence below is a genomic window from Draconibacterium halophilum.
CGGACTGGGACCGGTGCTTCAAATTGCCGAAGGTTGGACCGTTGAACTTCCTGACGATATTCATAAAATTTTGGATGAGCGCACAAATCCTACCTGGCCGACAACATGGTTTGTGCCACGTGTAAATGGCGCGGGAGCGTTTAAAGATGTATACTCGGTAATGGCCAATTGGGGTGCTAACCACGGGGCAATTAGTTACGGGCATATTGGTGCTGATTTGATTACGCTGGCCTCGATGTTGCGCATTCCGGTAAACATGCACAATGTTGATGAGGATAAGGTGTTCCGGCCAAGTGCATGGGTGTCGTTTGGCGAAAATAAAGAAGGAGCAGATTTTCGTGCCTGTGAATCGTACGGGCCGCTTTACGGTAAAAAATAATTCTTATGCCTGAAAAAGATCTGGCAATAGTATTCGATTGCGGAGCCACAAATCTGCGGGTGATCGCCATGGATGTACATGGCAAAATTGTGGCTTCGGAATCGACTGCAAACAATACAAGTCCCGATCCCGAATTTCCGGGGGGCGTAATCTGGGATGTGGAAGAAATGTGGGCAAAACTTTGCTCTGCATCGCAAAAAGTAATGGGCGCCATCGATACAAAACGAATTGCCGGCGTAACCGTTACAACTTTTGGGGTTGATGGTGCATTTGTGGACAGTGCAGGCAAAATGCTTTACCCGGTCATTTCGTGGCAATGTCAGCGTACAACGCCTGTTATGAACGAGATTGGGAAATATATTCCACTTGAAGAACTGTATGCCGAAGCTGCCACTTTTCCGTATGCGTTTAATACTATCAATAAATTTATCTGGATGAAGGAAAACCGGCCTGAGGTAATTGAAAAGGCCTATCGTTTTTTGTTTATCACCTCGCTGTTTATTTTTAAGCTAACGGGCGAATTGCGGAACGACGCTACTATGGCCGGTACCTCTATGTTGATGGATATGCAAAAGCAGCAACCCTCGGAGAAGATATTTGCAGCGCTGGACATTCGAAATGATATTTTGGGTGATATCGCTGAATCCGGAGAACCGGCAGGAGCCGTTCATCAAAAGGCTGAAACTGAAACGGGGATTCCGGCAAATGTACCGGTGTTTTTTGGCGGACACGATACACAGTTTGCGGTATTTGGTTCGGGAGCAAAAGAAAATGAACTGGTGCTGAGCAGTGGAACCTGGGAAATAATTATGGCGCGTAGTGCCGGGTTTAAATCGACAAAAAAGGAACTTGAAGCGCAGTTGACCACCGAAATGGATGCCGAGAAGGGACTTTGTAATATAGGGCAGAATTACCTGGCTTCGGGAATACTGGAGTGGTTTGCCAAAAATTTCTATTCGGAACTAAGCGGTGATGCTTTGTACGCTAAAATGATTTTTGATGCGGGTGAAGTTCATCCCGGAGAATCTTCGGTTTGGGTAAATCCTTCGTTTTACGGCGAAGGTGGAAGCAACAATTTTGGTACAATTAACGGTTTAACGATAAATACAACAAGGGGGGAAATATACCGGGCATTTCTTGAAAGCCTGGCGTATCGTTTGCGATATGGAATAGAAGCGCTGGAAAATGCTGGCGGTTTTAAAGCTGAGAAAATAATTTGCGTGGGTGGTGGATCAAAAAACTATCTTTGGAATCAATTGCGTGCTGATATTTGCAATTTACCCATACAACTGGTCGATCAGAAGGAAACAACCGTTTTGGGAGCAGCCTTGTTTGTGTTTGCCGGAAGTGGCGTGGCAAAATCACCCGAAGGAGCCCGGAAGTTGGTGGATTATAATCCTAAAATTATTGAGCCATCAGAAAGTCAAAAGCTGTACGGCGAATTGTATCAGGCATTTAAAGAACGCATGCAATACATTTAATTGAATAGTTGAATAACAAAACTTAATTATTAATTGTGGATGCATTAAAAAAACTTCCGGCGGAGGTCGTAAAACATATTTATCAGGTT
It includes:
- the fucK gene encoding L-fuculokinase; this translates as MPEKDLAIVFDCGATNLRVIAMDVHGKIVASESTANNTSPDPEFPGGVIWDVEEMWAKLCSASQKVMGAIDTKRIAGVTVTTFGVDGAFVDSAGKMLYPVISWQCQRTTPVMNEIGKYIPLEELYAEAATFPYAFNTINKFIWMKENRPEVIEKAYRFLFITSLFIFKLTGELRNDATMAGTSMLMDMQKQQPSEKIFAALDIRNDILGDIAESGEPAGAVHQKAETETGIPANVPVFFGGHDTQFAVFGSGAKENELVLSSGTWEIIMARSAGFKSTKKELEAQLTTEMDAEKGLCNIGQNYLASGILEWFAKNFYSELSGDALYAKMIFDAGEVHPGESSVWVNPSFYGEGGSNNFGTINGLTINTTRGEIYRAFLESLAYRLRYGIEALENAGGFKAEKIICVGGGSKNYLWNQLRADICNLPIQLVDQKETTVLGAALFVFAGSGVAKSPEGARKLVDYNPKIIEPSESQKLYGELYQAFKERMQYI